The Acidobacteriota bacterium genome has a segment encoding these proteins:
- a CDS encoding TIGR00282 family metallophosphoesterase — translation MPAEFGCLFLGDIMGRPGRRALEKFLPGLVKKYRPSIVVANGENSAGGSGITEDIGKDLFMHVDVLTSGNHIWDKKDALPYLEREPRLLRPANYPPVNPGRSSYIFQAADGLKAAVLSLQGRVFMEPIDCPFKRADEEVAALRAVTPIIIVDFHAEATSEKQALGWHLDGRVSAVLGTHTHVPTADERVLPQGTAYITDAGMVGGRNAVIGMAREQALARFLTSRPQRFEPSKDGLFLSGVYIAIDPETGRARSIVREILAEDGHED, via the coding sequence ATGCCCGCTGAGTTCGGCTGCCTCTTCCTTGGCGACATCATGGGCCGGCCGGGGCGGCGGGCCCTGGAGAAGTTCCTGCCCGGCCTCGTCAAGAAGTACAGGCCGTCCATCGTCGTCGCCAACGGCGAGAATTCTGCCGGCGGCAGCGGCATCACCGAGGACATCGGCAAGGACCTGTTCATGCACGTCGACGTCCTGACCTCGGGCAACCACATCTGGGACAAGAAGGACGCCCTGCCCTACCTCGAGCGCGAGCCGCGGCTCCTGCGGCCGGCCAACTATCCGCCGGTCAATCCCGGCCGCTCGTCCTACATCTTCCAGGCGGCCGACGGGCTCAAGGCGGCCGTCCTAAGCCTGCAGGGGCGGGTCTTCATGGAGCCCATCGACTGCCCGTTCAAGCGGGCCGACGAGGAGGTCGCGGCCCTGCGGGCCGTGACCCCGATCATCATCGTCGATTTCCACGCCGAGGCCACCTCCGAGAAGCAGGCCCTCGGCTGGCACCTCGACGGCCGGGTTTCGGCCGTCCTGGGCACGCACACCCATGTCCCGACGGCGGACGAGCGGGTCCTGCCCCAGGGGACGGCCTACATCACCGATGCCGGCATGGTCGGCGGCCGCAACGCGGTCATCGGCATGGCCCGCGAGCAGGCCCTGGCCCGCTTCCTGACCTCCCGGCCGCAGCGCTTCGAGCCGTCGAAAGACGGCCTGTTCCTGTCGGGCGTCTACATCGCGATCGACCCGGAGACCGGCCGGGCCCGGTCGATCGTCCGGGAGATCCTGGCGGAGGACGGTCACGAAGACTGA
- the rny gene encoding ribonuclease Y, whose translation MASLGTIVSIVVIAVLAVAVAVLLLRRQSASRKAAEAEEQARIILERAREDGEKIKREAGIEAREKDLVRQNEFEAQNREKQRKINETERRLLSKEENLERRFQSVERKERDLSQKERKLTQTEKDLEVEEAKIAEAIQKGLQELERISGMTQEEAKATLIKKIEDEARLEAIATVRRIEDETREKAAVSAREIITNAIQRSAAEHVTETTVSVVDLPSDDMKGRIIGREGRNIRALEMATGVDIIVDDTPEAVILSSFDPIRRELARLSIQKLVTDGRIHPARIEDIVESVKADLEQKIKQEGESAVLELKVRDIHPELIKLLGKLKYRTSYGQNVLQHTKEVAMLAAMMAREIGLDTNVALRAGLLHDIGKAVDRDVEGTHTELGVELAKKYGESERVVQAIASHHRDVDFPSIEAVLVQAADTLSAARPGARRELLETYIQRLEKLEEIASSFEGVSKAFALQAGREIRIIVEALKVSDDKAALLAKDTAAKIKAELDYPGQIKVTVIREMRAVEYAR comes from the coding sequence CGGGCCCGTGAGGACGGGGAGAAGATCAAGAGGGAAGCGGGCATCGAGGCCCGCGAAAAAGACCTGGTCCGCCAGAACGAATTCGAGGCCCAGAACCGGGAGAAGCAGCGGAAGATCAACGAGACCGAGCGCCGGCTGCTCAGCAAGGAGGAGAACCTGGAGCGGCGGTTCCAGTCGGTCGAGCGCAAGGAGCGCGATCTCTCCCAGAAGGAGCGCAAGCTCACCCAGACGGAAAAGGACCTCGAGGTCGAGGAGGCCAAGATCGCCGAGGCCATCCAGAAGGGCCTCCAGGAGCTCGAGCGGATCTCCGGCATGACCCAGGAAGAGGCCAAGGCCACGCTGATCAAGAAGATCGAGGACGAGGCCCGGCTCGAAGCCATCGCCACGGTCCGACGGATCGAGGACGAGACCAGGGAAAAGGCCGCCGTCTCGGCCCGGGAGATCATCACCAACGCCATCCAGCGCTCCGCCGCCGAGCACGTCACCGAGACCACGGTCTCGGTCGTCGACCTGCCGTCGGACGACATGAAGGGGCGGATCATCGGCCGCGAGGGCCGGAACATCCGGGCCCTGGAGATGGCCACCGGCGTCGACATCATCGTCGACGACACGCCGGAGGCGGTCATCCTGTCGAGCTTCGACCCCATCCGCCGCGAGCTGGCGCGCCTGTCCATCCAGAAGCTGGTCACCGACGGGCGCATCCACCCGGCCCGCATCGAGGACATCGTCGAGTCGGTCAAGGCCGACCTCGAGCAGAAGATCAAGCAGGAGGGCGAATCGGCCGTCCTGGAGCTCAAGGTCCGGGACATCCATCCCGAGCTGATCAAGCTCCTGGGCAAGCTCAAGTACCGGACGAGCTACGGCCAGAACGTCCTCCAGCACACCAAGGAAGTGGCCATGCTCGCGGCCATGATGGCCCGCGAGATCGGCCTAGACACCAACGTCGCCCTGCGGGCCGGCCTGCTCCACGACATCGGCAAGGCCGTCGACCGGGACGTCGAGGGGACGCACACCGAGCTCGGCGTCGAGCTGGCCAAGAAGTACGGCGAGTCGGAGAGGGTCGTCCAGGCCATCGCCTCGCACCACCGCGACGTCGACTTCCCGTCCATCGAGGCCGTCCTCGTCCAGGCCGCCGACACGCTCTCGGCCGCCCGGCCCGGGGCCCGGCGCGAGCTGCTGGAGACCTACATCCAGCGGCTGGAGAAGCTCGAGGAGATCGCCAGCTCGTTCGAGGGCGTCTCCAAGGCCTTCGCCTTGCAGGCCGGCCGCGAGATCCGCATCATCGTCGAAGCCCTCAAGGTCTCGGACGACAAGGCGGCCCTGCTGGCCAAGGACACGGCGGCCAAGATCAAGGCCGAGCTCGACTACCCCGGCCAGATCAAGGTCACGGTCATCCGCGAGATGAGGGCGGTCGAATATGCCCGCTGA